The following coding sequences are from one Desulfosporosinus orientis DSM 765 window:
- a CDS encoding M56 family metallopeptidase encodes MEILPELTANILEITFGVSFALIFLFLLGPVLNRRYIAKWRYWVWLILAVRLLVPINPSLPAAPVQIQMPGEVTQFSPVSVQSGETHPQAAGPASLSVAPLTPEDRENNKVMGLKLLSGLWATGMVLFLLWQLAAYGRFRRFIRRWSRPVTSSNAYDMMAKLKEELKITSAVQLIVCPPINSPLLTGVFRPLIVLPHEEYTESDWFFILKHELIHHKRHDIPYKLLILAANMVHWFNPLVWLMVRRSNKDLEISCDDAIIAGLNWEERGCYSDTMMAAIIKKSPKAPALSTHFLPGTKAIKERFVNIFDIRKKQKGLLALFILTICLAAAGTLVGCKAGNKPDIKVTVLLQDLTDEDYLRVGTGEIYNPTIQDFKKLTIRLDTHGVPNRSISFPTSRDLQDLFTSDVYWFGRSESMDPKVEDVYYLLESTLYTRNVTPQEIREKLKNLEIDISNTDQQGKTLESTYNLADYFQVKGKISGLNQAGRKQKEELESLIGREFPETVSRKQGVLISSKLIPQSVIPQDDLLLALIMNEGKMGQSGISLLVLDHDLNLIGKCDGEIPLSPGYSVQTFRSEGYNHYFRLHGSKQMAC; translated from the coding sequence ATGGAAATACTCCCTGAACTGACGGCCAACATTTTAGAGATCACCTTTGGGGTTTCCTTTGCCCTGATCTTTTTATTCCTGCTCGGTCCTGTACTGAATCGCCGCTACATTGCCAAGTGGCGTTATTGGGTCTGGCTGATTTTAGCCGTCAGGCTGTTGGTCCCCATCAATCCCAGCTTACCGGCGGCTCCTGTGCAAATTCAAATGCCTGGGGAAGTCACTCAATTCAGCCCGGTTTCCGTGCAATCAGGGGAGACTCATCCCCAGGCAGCCGGCCCCGCTTCTCTTAGTGTCGCCCCCCTAACCCCTGAGGACAGGGAAAATAACAAGGTGATGGGGTTAAAACTGCTCTCCGGTCTTTGGGCGACGGGTATGGTACTGTTCCTTCTCTGGCAGCTTGCTGCCTATGGTCGTTTCCGCCGCTTTATCCGCCGTTGGAGCAGGCCTGTCACTTCATCTAATGCCTATGACATGATGGCTAAACTCAAAGAAGAATTGAAGATCACCTCCGCTGTTCAGCTTATAGTCTGCCCCCCCATCAACAGCCCCCTCTTAACCGGGGTTTTCCGGCCGCTGATCGTGCTTCCTCATGAGGAGTATACCGAAAGTGATTGGTTTTTTATCCTCAAACATGAGCTCATTCACCACAAGCGGCACGATATTCCCTATAAACTTTTGATCCTGGCAGCCAACATGGTCCATTGGTTTAATCCGCTGGTCTGGCTGATGGTACGCCGGTCCAACAAAGACCTTGAAATTTCCTGTGACGACGCTATAATCGCCGGTCTGAACTGGGAAGAGCGAGGGTGTTACAGTGATACCATGATGGCGGCTATCATTAAAAAGTCCCCAAAGGCTCCGGCCTTATCCACTCATTTTTTGCCCGGCACCAAGGCCATCAAAGAGCGGTTTGTGAACATTTTCGATATCCGCAAGAAACAGAAAGGACTCCTGGCGCTCTTCATCCTGACGATTTGCCTGGCAGCAGCAGGCACGCTGGTAGGATGTAAGGCCGGAAATAAGCCGGACATAAAGGTTACGGTCCTGCTGCAAGACCTGACAGACGAGGACTACCTGCGTGTCGGGACCGGTGAGATTTATAACCCAACCATTCAGGATTTTAAGAAGTTAACTATAAGACTGGACACACATGGGGTCCCAAACCGCAGCATCAGTTTTCCGACCTCCCGGGATCTCCAAGACTTGTTTACCTCCGATGTCTACTGGTTCGGCCGTTCAGAATCCATGGACCCTAAAGTGGAGGATGTATACTATTTGCTGGAATCAACCTTATACACCCGAAACGTCACGCCCCAGGAAATCCGCGAAAAATTAAAGAATCTGGAGATTGATATTTCCAATACGGATCAGCAAGGGAAAACGTTGGAGAGCACTTATAACCTGGCCGATTATTTTCAGGTTAAAGGCAAAATCAGCGGCCTGAATCAAGCAGGAAGGAAGCAAAAAGAGGAGTTAGAGAGCCTGATTGGAAGGGAATTCCCGGAAACTGTCTCCAGAAAACAGGGGGTGCTGATATCGTCAAAACTTATCCCGCAATCCGTCATTCCCCAGGACGACCTGCTCTTGGCTTTAATCATGAATGAAGGGAAAATGGGGCAGTCTGGTATCAGTTTGTTGGTTCTGGACCATGATCTAAACTTGATCGGCAAATGCGACGGAGAGATTCCTTTAAGTCCTGGCTATTCAGTACAAACCTTCCGGTCCGAGGGTTATAACCATTACTTTCGGCTGCACGGATCAAAGCAAATGGCTTGCTGA
- the xerA gene encoding site-specific tyrosine recombinase/integron integrase, with protein sequence MDFISDRTSEVLLKTHKELALRGYSENTITAYLGQIQRFQIFSNKDLVDSTNEDVRDFLYYLLKEKGKSHGYVNQTLSALKFLLTKILHVKEGVNQLPRPKKEHKLPDVLSQNEVLQILNPVRNLKHRTLLVLTYSAGLRVSEVVNLKISDIDYTRMLIHVRQGKGKKDRYTVLSTGAIGVLRDYMTSYHVIDWMFPGENPNNHITERTVQRVFENARDKAGIRKNVSVHSLRHSFATHLLESGTDLRYIQELLGHLNSKTTEIYTHVTEKDIQRIRSPFDWISLNGNNQGK encoded by the coding sequence TTGGATTTTATTTCTGACAGAACAAGTGAAGTTCTGCTTAAGACTCATAAGGAACTTGCCCTTCGCGGTTATAGTGAGAATACGATTACAGCCTATTTGGGACAAATCCAACGATTTCAAATTTTTTCTAATAAAGATTTAGTCGATTCCACGAATGAAGACGTCAGAGACTTCTTGTATTATTTATTAAAAGAGAAAGGCAAGTCCCATGGGTATGTTAACCAAACTCTAAGCGCACTGAAATTTTTACTAACAAAGATTCTACATGTTAAAGAAGGAGTGAATCAATTACCGAGGCCTAAAAAGGAGCATAAGTTACCAGATGTTCTAAGTCAGAATGAGGTGCTTCAAATTTTGAACCCAGTTAGAAATTTAAAGCACAGGACACTCTTAGTTTTGACTTATTCTGCAGGTTTAAGGGTAAGTGAAGTTGTAAATTTAAAGATTAGCGATATTGATTATACTAGGATGTTAATACATGTAAGACAAGGGAAAGGAAAGAAAGATCGTTATACAGTTTTGTCCACAGGGGCAATTGGGGTATTGCGTGATTACATGACATCTTATCATGTGATTGATTGGATGTTTCCAGGCGAAAATCCAAATAATCATATTACTGAACGAACCGTACAAAGAGTATTTGAAAATGCACGGGATAAGGCTGGAATTAGGAAAAATGTTTCGGTTCATTCTTTGAGGCATTCTTTTGCAACGCATCTTTTGGAAAGTGGAACTGATTTGCGATATATCCAAGAATTATTAGGCCATTTGAATTCGAAGACTACTGAAATCTATACACATGTGACTGAAAAAGATATCCAAAGGATTAGAAGCCCCTTTGATTGGATTAGCTTGAACGGTAATAATCAGGGAAAATAA
- a CDS encoding tyrosine-type recombinase/integrase, producing the protein MSQLRNQMKSDLELKGYSPKTVRSYIKQVEGFASYFEKSPDKLGEDQIKKYLHHLITLKRSDSYINCAYSALKFLYQVTLKRNWNSIRIPRTKNRKRLPEVLDTSEIKALLNATLNLKHRVILMTTYAAGLRVSETAYLRVEDIDSRRMQIRVQQGKGNKDRYTILSETNLTLLRRYWEEYRPNTWLFPGSMPNKAITTRTIQRVFENNKTKAGITKNVTVHSLRHSFATHLLEAGTDIYYIQRLMGHSSPKTTSVYIHLKQENLLKIKSPLDCWDSND; encoded by the coding sequence ATGAGTCAGTTAAGAAATCAAATGAAATCGGACCTGGAGCTAAAGGGTTATAGTCCAAAGACCGTAAGGTCTTACATTAAGCAAGTCGAAGGATTTGCCAGTTACTTTGAGAAATCTCCCGATAAGCTGGGTGAAGATCAAATAAAGAAGTATCTTCACCATTTAATTACTCTAAAGAGAAGTGATTCCTATATTAATTGCGCCTATAGTGCGTTGAAATTTCTATACCAAGTTACGTTAAAAAGGAATTGGAATAGCATAAGAATTCCACGAACCAAGAATCGTAAACGACTTCCTGAAGTGCTCGATACTTCAGAGATTAAAGCCCTATTGAATGCGACATTGAATCTAAAACATCGTGTCATTTTGATGACGACCTATGCAGCAGGACTAAGAGTAAGTGAAACAGCTTATTTGAGAGTCGAAGACATTGATAGCAGACGAATGCAAATCAGGGTGCAACAAGGCAAAGGAAATAAGGATCGGTACACTATTTTATCTGAGACTAACCTTACACTCTTAAGAAGGTACTGGGAGGAATATAGACCTAATACTTGGCTTTTTCCTGGCAGTATGCCAAATAAAGCGATTACAACCCGTACCATTCAGAGGGTTTTTGAGAATAACAAAACGAAAGCGGGTATTACCAAAAATGTTACCGTTCACTCTTTAAGACACAGCTTCGCTACACATTTGTTGGAAGCCGGTACGGATATCTATTATATCCAAAGGCTAATGGGGCATAGTTCGCCTAAGACAACGTCGGTCTATATTCACCTTAAACAAGAGAACCTGCTTAAGATAAAAAGTCCGCTGGATTGTTGGGACTCAAATGACTGA
- a CDS encoding IS91 family transposase → MTEVANIFREFGPGYRHAHKLTRHMHKVMNAIERCRTSALGGHVDECTNCGHKRISYNSCRNRHCPKCQGMAREKWLLNREKDLLPVGYFHLVFTIPNDLNVLALQNQKILYNLLFKASSEALIELGRERKYLGAEIGHISILHTWGQNLMDHPHIHSIVPAGGLALDGKRWIHARKNFLIPIRVISRVYRGKFMAYFKEACRKGRIQFEGQLKRLTNSNELKSLIDCLYKKEWVVYCKEPFDNPMKVMEYLGRYTHRVAISNDRIVKVENTKVSFKWKDYADQSKNKVMSINGEEFIRRFLLHVLPLNFVKIRHYGILSNRSRKIKLKKCQDILEVNRDSLETKALSWKELLLKVKGIDIEICPICCQGKMTRKERITPRAYSPPKDFIVA, encoded by the coding sequence ATGACTGAGGTAGCAAATATCTTTAGAGAATTTGGGCCAGGGTATCGGCATGCTCATAAGTTGACCCGACATATGCATAAAGTCATGAATGCTATTGAGCGCTGCCGAACCTCTGCCTTAGGTGGTCATGTTGATGAATGTACCAATTGCGGACACAAAAGAATTTCATATAACTCATGTCGAAATAGACATTGTCCAAAATGTCAGGGAATGGCAAGGGAAAAGTGGCTGTTAAACCGGGAAAAAGATTTACTGCCTGTTGGATATTTTCACTTAGTCTTTACTATACCGAATGATTTAAATGTTTTGGCCCTACAGAATCAGAAGATACTTTACAATCTCCTCTTTAAAGCATCTTCAGAAGCACTAATAGAGCTCGGAAGGGAGCGAAAGTATTTAGGAGCAGAAATTGGTCATATATCCATACTGCATACTTGGGGTCAAAACCTTATGGATCATCCGCATATTCATTCAATAGTACCTGCTGGCGGACTGGCTTTAGACGGGAAACGATGGATACACGCACGAAAGAATTTTCTTATTCCGATCAGGGTGATCTCTCGTGTTTATCGGGGGAAGTTTATGGCTTATTTTAAAGAAGCCTGTCGAAAAGGGCGGATTCAATTTGAAGGACAACTAAAAAGACTTACTAATTCTAATGAACTCAAGAGTTTGATTGACTGCTTGTACAAAAAAGAATGGGTAGTTTACTGTAAAGAGCCATTTGATAACCCTATGAAGGTCATGGAGTATTTAGGGCGGTATACTCATAGAGTAGCAATATCCAATGATCGGATTGTAAAAGTTGAGAACACTAAAGTAAGCTTTAAGTGGAAAGATTATGCCGACCAGAGTAAAAACAAAGTCATGAGTATAAATGGAGAAGAATTTATTCGTCGGTTTTTACTCCACGTGCTACCTCTGAACTTTGTAAAGATTAGGCATTATGGAATCCTCAGCAATCGAAGTAGGAAAATAAAGCTAAAGAAGTGCCAAGATATCTTAGAAGTTAATAGAGATAGCCTAGAAACGAAGGCGTTATCGTGGAAAGAGTTGCTTCTCAAAGTCAAAGGTATAGATATCGAAATATGCCCCATTTGTTGTCAAGGGAAAATGACTAGAAAAGAACGAATAACACCAAGGGCATATTCACCGCCAAAAGACTTTATTGTAGCGTAA
- a CDS encoding DUF5673 domain-containing protein, giving the protein MRKEEELCMWTFFIALLTYLTSSAIIIALHIGGLITLKVAVIGHILVVTLILIVMISIVERSKRSLGSTVLKLKSTSVVVKVIFTCISIFFFLAEYKLIPPSINFLPWSAGLIMFALYLIWFSGRYIMDNGLVYDGTILRWEDIDSYEWKQGSSATTILFVRRKDKGILYKLRMRIHKEQKSTLDRILEQKICKQQN; this is encoded by the coding sequence ATGAGAAAAGAAGAGGAGTTGTGTATGTGGACATTCTTCATTGCCTTATTAACTTACTTAACATCTAGTGCGATCATTATAGCTCTGCATATTGGAGGTTTAATAACACTTAAAGTTGCTGTAATTGGACATATACTTGTAGTTACATTAATCTTAATAGTCATGATTTCTATTGTTGAGAGGTCCAAAAGATCATTAGGTAGTACTGTTTTAAAATTAAAGAGTACCTCGGTTGTAGTTAAGGTTATCTTTACATGTATTTCAATTTTCTTCTTTCTCGCAGAATACAAATTAATTCCGCCATCAATAAACTTTTTGCCATGGAGTGCTGGTCTGATCATGTTTGCGTTATATTTAATATGGTTCTCGGGAAGGTACATTATGGATAATGGATTGGTATATGATGGAACGATTTTAAGGTGGGAAGATATCGATAGTTATGAATGGAAGCAGGGTTCAAGTGCTACAACTATACTATTTGTCAGGAGGAAAGATAAGGGGATATTGTATAAATTGCGGATGAGGATTCACAAAGAGCAAAAATCAACACTAGACAGAATTCTTGAGCAAAAAATATGTAAACAGCAAAATTAA
- a CDS encoding PhzF family phenazine biosynthesis protein produces the protein MEDDVCSQGAAGTGGTLCAIRLRVNLLRKVMVLLRIFQVDAFTDEAFKGNPAGVCILDQIKSDSWMQSLANEMNLSETAFLSRNNDVFDLRWFTPKTEVTLCGHATLASAHILWEERLIASDREAIFHTKSGLLKATKGIDLWIELDFPARFIKKAENQEVLNMAFNITPNYIGRFSTPNGDLYLIEVSDEEVVKSISPNFELLSNSDAKAIIITSISNSNDYDFVSRFFAPGVGINEDPVTGSAHCSLAPYWSKKLGKRELIGFQASSRTGIIRCIWNNERVDLKGKAVTVFKGELLI, from the coding sequence TTGGAGGATGATGTATGTAGTCAGGGCGCGGCGGGAACCGGCGGGACGTTATGTGCAATACGGCTCCGGGTCAATCTTTTAAGAAAGGTTATGGTATTGTTGAGAATTTTTCAAGTTGATGCTTTCACTGATGAAGCATTTAAGGGAAACCCTGCAGGAGTATGTATATTAGATCAGATAAAATCTGATTCTTGGATGCAAAGCTTAGCAAATGAAATGAATTTATCTGAAACAGCTTTTCTATCTCGAAATAATGATGTTTTTGATTTACGTTGGTTTACACCAAAAACAGAGGTTACTCTTTGTGGGCATGCTACTTTGGCAAGTGCCCACATATTGTGGGAGGAAAGACTAATAGCTAGTGATAGAGAAGCGATTTTTCATACAAAAAGTGGGTTATTAAAAGCTACCAAAGGAATAGATTTATGGATTGAATTAGATTTCCCGGCTAGGTTTATTAAGAAGGCTGAAAACCAGGAAGTATTAAATATGGCTTTTAATATCACCCCAAATTATATTGGTCGATTCTCTACTCCAAATGGAGATTTATACTTAATAGAAGTTTCAGACGAAGAAGTTGTTAAAAGTATAAGTCCTAATTTTGAATTATTAAGTAACAGTGATGCGAAAGCAATTATAATAACAAGTATTTCAAATTCGAATGATTATGATTTTGTTTCGCGTTTTTTTGCTCCTGGAGTGGGAATAAATGAAGATCCAGTTACTGGCTCTGCTCATTGTTCCTTAGCACCTTATTGGAGCAAGAAGTTGGGTAAAAGAGAATTAATTGGTTTCCAAGCATCATCCCGTACTGGAATTATTAGATGCATATGGAATAACGAAAGAGTTGATCTAAAAGGCAAAGCAGTTACAGTGTTTAAAGGGGAATTGTTAATTTAG